The genomic DNA CAAAGTCGCCCTGACATTCTCAAGACTGATGCCGAGATTGTTGAGCTGTGTCGGGTTGAGCTCAACCCGAACTCCAGGCAGGGCGCTGCCGCCGACGGTGACCTGCCCGACGCCTTCGATCTGGGAAAGCTTTTGCGCGAGGATCGACGATGCCGCGTCGTATATTTGTCCGCGCGGAACGGTATCCGAGTTAAATGCGAAAATGAGTATTGGCGCATCCGCGGGATTGACTTTTCTATAGGTCGGGTTGCCCGGCAAATCAGTTGGCAACTGGCTGCGCGCAGCGTTGATTGCCGCCTGCACATCGCGCGAAGCCGCATCGATGTTGCGATTCAGATCGAATTGCAGAACCACGCTGCAATTTCCGAGAGAGCTGGTCGAAGTGAGTTGGGTGAGACCCGCGATACGTCCGAACTGGCGCTCGAGCGGCGTCGCCACCGCCGAAGCCATCGTTTCGGGACTCGCGCCAGGCAGCGACGCCTGGACCTGGATAGTAGGAAATTCGACCTGCGGCAGCGGGGAGACCGGCAACAAGCGGAAGGCGACGATACCGGCGAGCGCGATTGCGATCGTGAGCAGCGTCGTCGCGACGGGCCTCCGGATGCAGACGCTCGAGATGTTCATGACTAACGCGCGTGCGCCGGCGCCCCCGAAGCTGGAGGCGAGGCCTGCTCCGGCGATTTAACCCTCGCCGTGCCGCGGTTGGCGATCCGCTCTGCAAGACGATCGAAGGCCAGGAAGATCACCGGCGTGGTGTAAAGAGTCAGCACCTGGCTGACGATCAATCCGCCCACGATCGCAATACCAAGTGGACGTCGCAATTCGGAACCGGTACCGGTGCCCAATGCCAGCGGCAGACCGCCGAGCAGCGCCGCCATCGTGGTCATCATGATCGGTCTGAAACGCAGCAGGCACGCCTCGTATATCGCGTCGACGGAATTCTTGCCCCCTTCGCGCTGCGCTTCGAGCGCGAAGTCGATCATCATGATGGCGTTCTTCTTGACGATACCGATCAGCAAAATGATGCCGATCAGAGCGATGATATTGAGCTCGCTGCCGCAGATCATCAGGGCCAGGATCGCGCCGACGCCGGCTGACGGCAGCGTGGAGAGAATCGTGATCGGGTGAATGTAGCTTTCGTACAAAACGCCGAGCACGATATACACGGTGACCAGCGCCGCGAGAATCAGGAGCGGCTCGTTGCGCAGCGACGCGCGGAAGGCCTCGGCGGTGCCTTGGAATCCAGCTGAGATGCTCTGGGGCATCCCGATTTCCTGTTTCGCGGACTGTATAGCGTCGACGGCGTCGCCAAGTGAGTATCCGGGCGCGAGATTGAACGAAACCGTGACGGTGGGGAATTGTCCCTGGTGATTCACCACCAGGGGCAGCGTGCTTTTTTCGAGCGTGGTGAATGCGCTCAGCGGCACCTGGCCTCCGGTTGTGGAGCGTACATAAATCTGGTCGAGCGCCTTGGGGTTGCGCTGGAACTCGGGATCGACCTCGAGCACCACGTGATACTGGTTCAACTGAGTATAGATAGTTGATATTTGACGCTGGCCGAATGCGTCGTAGAGAGTATCGTCGATCATCTGAGAGGTGATTCCGAGCCGTGACGCAGTGCTTCGATCGATTACCAAGTGCGCTTGCAAGCCGTCGTTCTGCTGATCGGTCGCGACATCGACGAGCTGCGGCAGAGTTTTGAGCTTATCGACGAAGCGCCCTACCCATTCCGCCAGCTCGGTCGGATTCGGATCTTCGAGACTGTACTGAAACTCCGTGCGGCTGACGCGGTCTTCGACGGTCAGATCCTGCACGGGCTGCATAAACAGCGTGATTCCGTCAACCTTGGCCAGCTTGGGCTGGAGGCGGCGGATGACTTCGCTGATACTGACTTTGCGCTCTTCAAGCGGCTTCAGGTTGATCAGGAACCGCCCGCTGTTGACGGTGGTGTTGGTGCCGTCGATCCCGACAAACGACGACAGACTTTCGACCGCGGGATCCTCGAGGATGATCTGCGCCAGCTGCTGCTGGCGCTGCTCGATCGCCGGAAATGAGACATTTTGCGGAGCTTCCGATACTCCCTGGATAACGCCGGTATCCTGAATTGGGAAGAAGCCCTTGGGAACGATTATATAAAGCAGAATAGTCAGTACGAGCGTTGCGACCGCGACCAGCAGCGTTTCCGGCTGATGGCGCAATACCCACTGCAAGGTGCGGCCGTAGAATGCGATTGTGTCGTTGAAGAGTTTCTCCGATTTTCGATAGAACCAGGTTTGCTGCGCTTCAGGCGTATGCCGCAGCAGCTTCGAGCTCATCATCGGCGTGAGCGTCAATGACACAACGGCGGAGACCAGGATCGTAACCGCGAGCGTGACGGCAAACTCGCGGAAGAGCCGGCCCACAATATCGCCCATAAACAGCAGCGGAATCAAAACCGCGATCAGCGACACGGTCAGCGACACGATCGTGAAGCCGATCTGCTCCGAGCCCTTGAGTGCGGCCTCGAGCGGCGAATCGCCTTCCTCGATAAAGCGCGAGATGTTCTCGATCATGACGATGGCGTCATCGACGACGAAGCCGGTCGAGATCGTCAGCGCCATCAGGGTCAGGTTGTTGAGGCTGTAGCCGAGCAAGTACATCACGCCGAAGGTTCCGATGAGCGACAGCGGAACCGCGATACTCGGGATGATCGTCGCGGACAGGCTGCGCAGGAACAGGAAGATGACCATCACGACCAGTGCGATGGTCAGTATCAACTCGAACTGCACGTCGGCGACCGAGGCACGGATCGTCGTCGTGCGATCGGTGAGCACGGCGACTTGCACCGATGCGGGCAGCGAGGCTTGCAGGCGCGGCATCAGCGCCCGCACCTTATCGACGACCGCGATAATGTTGGCGCCGGGCTGGCGCTGAATGTTCAGGATGACGGCGGGCGTGGTATTCATCCACGCCGCTTCCTTGACGTTCTCGGCGTCGTCAACGACCTTGGCAACGTCTGACAGTTTGATCGGCGCGCCGTTGCGATACGCGATGATCAGCGGCTGGTAGTCCTTGCTGGTGAGAAGCTGATCGTTGTCGCCGATCGTGTAGGCCTGATGGGAACCGTCAAAGTTGCCCTTGGCTTGATCGACGTTGGCGCTCGCAATCGCGGTGCGCAAATCCTCGAGCGTCATCCCATACGACGCGAGCTGCGTCGGATTCGCCTGAATACGCACCGCGGGCTTTTGGCCGCCGCTGATACTGACCATGCCGACGCCCGACACTTGCGAGATCTTCTCGGCGAGGCGCGTATCGGCAAGGTCTTCGACCTGCGAGAGCGGCAACTCCTTCGAAGTCAGCGCGAGCGTGAGAATTGGCGCATCAGCCGGATTTATCTTGCTGTAGATCGGCGGGTTGGGAAGATTCACCGGCAGATAAGTTGCCGCAGCATTGATTGCCGCCTGAACTTCCTGCTCGGCGACGTCGATATTCAGATCGAGCACGAACTGCAGCGTGATTACCGAGCTGCCGAACGAGCTGTTCGACGTCATCTGGTTGAGGCCCGGCACCTCGCCGAACTGACGCTCGAGCGGCGCGGTCACCGAAGACGCCATCACGTCCGGACTCGCTCCGGGATAGAAGGTCAGCACCTGGATCGTCGGATAGTCGACCTCGGGCAGCGCCGAGACCGGCAGCTCCAGGTATGCAACCATCCCTGCGAGCAGAATTGCGACCATCAAGAGCGAGGTCGCGACTGGCCGCAGAATGAAGAGCCGCGATGGGTTCACTGAGTGGCCCCGGGCGTTGTCGGATTCGCCGCGAGCTGCACTGCGACGCGTGAGCCGGTGCGCAGCTTGTCGGTGCCGTCCACGACCACGAGCTCACCCGGCTGCACTCCCGACGCGACCGAGGTTATCTCGCCCTGGGTGTTGGCGACTTTCACCGGACGCATCGCGACCGTCTGATCCTGCTGCACGACGTAGACGAATGAGCCCTGCGAGCTGCGCTGAATTGCAGCCGTTGGAATCAGCGTGGCCTCGCGCTGGGTATCCACGAGCAAGCGCACGTTTACGAACTGGTTCGGGAATAGGGTGCTGTCGTTGTTGGGAAACTGCGCCTTGAGCTTGATTGTTCCGGTCGTCTGATCGATCTGGTTATCGGTCGTAAGCAAAAATCCCATTGCGAGCTTGGTCTTGAAATCGCGATCATATGCTTCTACTGGGAGGCCATTGTGAGTCGCGGCGGCTGCCGATGCTCCCGGTAACTCGCCTCCGGTAGAGACCATGACCGCGGACCCGCTGGCCTCTGCAAGATTCTTCATCGCGTTGGTCACGCGCGGCAGGTCGTCCTCGGGGATGCTGAAATCGACGGCGATCGGCTGAAGCTGCGTGATCACGACGAGCCCAGTCGTATCGGTCGCATGGACGATGTTGCCGATATCGACGAGGCGCAATCCAATGCGCCCGTTGATCGGCGAAGTGATCGTCGAATAGGTCAGATTCAGTTTGGCCGAATCTATCAGTCCCTGATCGTTCTTCACGGTTCCCGCGTAAGTTCCGACCGATGCCCGCTGGTTGTCGAGATCCTGCTTGGCGATGATGTTCTGGGCGAACAGTTGCTGGTCGCGATCGAGTAGAACTTGTGCATTGACCAGGTTCGCCTTGTCGCGCGCCATCTGACCTTCGGCCTCCGTCAGTTGGACCTGATATGGACGCGGGTCAATCTGGATGAGCACGTCGCCCTGATGCACCATCTGACCCTCTTTGAAAAGGATCTTCACTATCTGCCCGTCGACGCGGCTCTTCACCGTCACCGTGTTGAATGCGGTCACGGTTCCAATGGCGCTGACGTAGAGGTTGAGATCGCCCTGCTTCGCGGCGGTTGCGGAGACCGGAACGCTACGATGCGCAGCCGCGGCGGCGGCCTTCGCTGCAGCCTCGCGGGCGCGAACTCCCGA from Candidatus Binataceae bacterium includes the following:
- a CDS encoding MdtB/MuxB family multidrug efflux RND transporter permease subunit, which translates into the protein MNPSRLFILRPVATSLLMVAILLAGMVAYLELPVSALPEVDYPTIQVLTFYPGASPDVMASSVTAPLERQFGEVPGLNQMTSNSSFGSSVITLQFVLDLNIDVAEQEVQAAINAAATYLPVNLPNPPIYSKINPADAPILTLALTSKELPLSQVEDLADTRLAEKISQVSGVGMVSISGGQKPAVRIQANPTQLASYGMTLEDLRTAIASANVDQAKGNFDGSHQAYTIGDNDQLLTSKDYQPLIIAYRNGAPIKLSDVAKVVDDAENVKEAAWMNTTPAVILNIQRQPGANIIAVVDKVRALMPRLQASLPASVQVAVLTDRTTTIRASVADVQFELILTIALVVMVIFLFLRSLSATIIPSIAVPLSLIGTFGVMYLLGYSLNNLTLMALTISTGFVVDDAIVMIENISRFIEEGDSPLEAALKGSEQIGFTIVSLTVSLIAVLIPLLFMGDIVGRLFREFAVTLAVTILVSAVVSLTLTPMMSSKLLRHTPEAQQTWFYRKSEKLFNDTIAFYGRTLQWVLRHQPETLLVAVATLVLTILLYIIVPKGFFPIQDTGVIQGVSEAPQNVSFPAIEQRQQQLAQIILEDPAVESLSSFVGIDGTNTTVNSGRFLINLKPLEERKVSISEVIRRLQPKLAKVDGITLFMQPVQDLTVEDRVSRTEFQYSLEDPNPTELAEWVGRFVDKLKTLPQLVDVATDQQNDGLQAHLVIDRSTASRLGITSQMIDDTLYDAFGQRQISTIYTQLNQYHVVLEVDPEFQRNPKALDQIYVRSTTGGQVPLSAFTTLEKSTLPLVVNHQGQFPTVTVSFNLAPGYSLGDAVDAIQSAKQEIGMPQSISAGFQGTAEAFRASLRNEPLLILAALVTVYIVLGVLYESYIHPITILSTLPSAGVGAILALMICGSELNIIALIGIILLIGIVKKNAIMMIDFALEAQREGGKNSVDAIYEACLLRFRPIMMTTMAALLGGLPLALGTGTGSELRRPLGIAIVGGLIVSQVLTLYTTPVIFLAFDRLAERIANRGTARVKSPEQASPPASGAPAHAR
- a CDS encoding efflux RND transporter periplasmic adaptor subunit; this encodes MSEQIADRDETMAAPPRPMRFTDQGGAEVRPAGLLQNRFVWAAAVCVLGIILYVWYSGVRAREAAAKAAAAAAHRSVPVSATAAKQGDLNLYVSAIGTVTAFNTVTVKSRVDGQIVKILFKEGQMVHQGDVLIQIDPRPYQVQLTEAEGQMARDKANLVNAQVLLDRDQQLFAQNIIAKQDLDNQRASVGTYAGTVKNDQGLIDSAKLNLTYSTITSPINGRIGLRLVDIGNIVHATDTTGLVVITQLQPIAVDFSIPEDDLPRVTNAMKNLAEASGSAVMVSTGGELPGASAAAATHNGLPVEAYDRDFKTKLAMGFLLTTDNQIDQTTGTIKLKAQFPNNDSTLFPNQFVNVRLLVDTQREATLIPTAAIQRSSQGSFVYVVQQDQTVAMRPVKVANTQGEITSVASGVQPGELVVVDGTDKLRTGSRVAVQLAANPTTPGATQ